Part of the Sphingomonas japonica genome is shown below.
CACCGATCGCCTGGTATTTCGCGCGGTCGGCGTCCTTCAGCCTGAGCGTGGGAGGCAGCGTCCAGACGCCCTCGCGCCAGTCGGCAGTGTCTTTGGGATTGGCGTTGACCTCGGACTGATCGACCAGTTCGAACCCGGCGGCCTTGGCAAAGGCGACGACGCTGCTGGTCTTCATATAGCCGCTCTTTTCCTCGAGCGCGGAGTCGCGATCCTCGGGCAGGCGATGTTCCACGACGCCCAGCGTGCCGCCCGGCTTAAGCATCGCGAACATCCCGTTGAACACCCCTTGCGCCTGGTCGGCGCCGCCGAATCGCCAGTTGTGGACGTTGCGGAAGGTCAGCACTACGTCGGCGGTCCCGGCCGGTACCGATGGCGCACCGGCTGCGGCGGGAAATGCAGCTACCTCGATCTTGCCATAGGTCGCGGCGTCCTTGGCCTGGAGCGCCTGCACCGCCTTGACGCCATTGGGGAATGCGGCGGCCGCGTAATAGCGGCCCCGATCCTTGAGCAGCGGCGCGAGAATCTCGGTGTACCAACCGCCGCCGGGCGAAATCTCGACCACCGTATCGGTCGGATCGACGCCGAAGAACGCCAGCGTTTCGGCGGGATGGCGATAGCGGTCCCGCGCCACGTTGGCAGGCGTGCGGGTCGGCGCGGCGACCGCGGCGGCAATCTCGCTCGACTGGGGCGCGGTGGCGGCGACGCCTGCACAGCTTGCCAATGCTACCGCGGCTATGGCGAGAAAGGACTGGCGCATGACGACTCCCAAAAGGCTGCGAATGTGCGAAAGGCTTGTCCGGTCATAGTGGACGAGCGGCGGGGCGATGCAAGAACGATATTGGATCGGAGCGGCGGCGATGGTGGCGCTGGCGTTGCTGAGCGGCGTGGCCGAGCGGCGCGTCTCCACGCGCAATGATCCCGACCGGGTCGGCTGGGTAGCGTGGCCGTTCGTCCAATTCCTGGCGATCGGTGCCGCGCTGATTCTCGCCGCGCTGGCACTCACCGAGCGGTAGGGTGGCGGACCCAGGTCAGTAGAATTCGCGCAGCGTCAGTTCGCGTTCGCCGCCGTCGCACATGCCCAGCGCAACGGTGCGTCCCGGCGATCCCGCCGACCAGCGCGTGTCGACCGCACCTTCGGCATCGGGTGGGACGGTCGCGCCATCGACGGTGCAGATCAGCTCGCCGGTCTTCCAGCCGGCGAGCGCCGCGGGCCCGCCGCGCATGACGTGCAGCACGCGCAAGCGTCCGCGGTCATGCCCGATCAGCAGCCCGCTGGTCGATCGCACCGGCATCGCGCCTGCCTGGCGACCCGCGGCGAGTATCATGTGCCCGGCGCGCGGGTCGAGCAGCACGCGATACCGCTGCAGCAGCCCCGAGCCGATCCGTCCGGCGGTGCGGGTCCGTTCGGAAAAACCGCCCGGACCTTCGATGCGCAGCTCGACATTTGGCTCGATCCGGGTGCCGAGGCCGAGCCGGGGGAGGATGGTGACGTCGGTTTCGATCGCCCCGCCGATCCCGAACGCGATCGCGCTGGTCATCCGGCTGGGACGGGCGCCCGAACGCTGCCACGCCGCGTGCGACAGCGTGATCGCCGAGCCGTCGCCGGTATCGACGATCAACGGGGCGATGCGGCGGCCGGCGATCACGACTTCGCTGATATAGACCTGGGTGGTGGCACCGATGCGCAGGGGCACGCTGGTCCCGGTGAACGGCATCCGTCCGCTGGGCAGCAACCGGAAGCGCCGCGTATCGTAATCGATATCGAGCGCGCAGCACGACAGGATGTCGCTGCCGACCAGAATATCGACCCCGGCTGCGCTGCCGGTCGCGATCGGCGCGAGATCGACGACGGCGAGCCGCCCGCCGGTGCGTTCGAGCCCGCCCAAGGTCAGTGAATTGACGGTCGCCCAGCGGATCGGCACCGCACCGCCGATCGCCGCGGCGCGCCCGGGGGCATCGGCATGGGGCAGCGCCGCGCTGCGGGCGAACTGACGCGACGCCACTGAAAAGCTGACACCGGTATCAAGGATCGCGGTCGCGGGCTTGCCGTCGACCTGCATCGCAAAGCGAATCTGGTTGCCCGGCGTCAGGTCAAATGCGATCCAGCGCGCCTCTGCATCGCGAGCGAGCGACACGCCGCGCGGATCCATCGGCGCCTGGGCGGCGGCGGGCAGCAGCATCGACAGGGCCAGCCACAGGAAACGCATACCTACGCCTAGCGCGGACTGCCCGCGCTGGCGAGCCTGCTTACAAGCAGGCTTCGAGCATCGCCTGGTCGAAGCCGAACTGCTTGGCTTTCTCCAGCGTGTAGGGACGCAGCCCCATCGAGCGATACTCGCCGACGATCTTGCCGTCGGCGCTTTCGTCCAGATATTCGAACTTGAACAGTTCCTGCGTCACGATCACCGGACCTTCCATGCCGATCACCTCGGTGATGTTGGTGACGCGGCGCGAACCGTCGCGCAGGCGCTTGACCTGGACGATCAGATCGACCGAATCGGCGATCTGACGCGAAATCGCTTCTTTCGGCACCTTGATGTCCGACATCATCACCATGTTCTCCATTCGCGCGAGGCATTCGCGCGGGGAGTTGGAGTGAAGCGTCGCCATCGATCCGTCATGGCCGGTGTTCATTGCCGCAAGCAGGTCGAAACATTCCGATCCTCGAATTTCGCCGAGGATGATGCGATCGGGGCGCATACGCAGCGCGTTCTTGACGAGATCGCGGATGGTGATTTCGCCTTGTCCCTCAAGGTTGGGCGGGCGGGTCTCGAGCGGCAGCCAGTGTGGCTGCTGCAGCCGGAGTTCGGCGGCGTCCTCGATCGTCAGCACGCGTTCGCCCGGGTCGATCATCTTCGACAAGGCGTTGAGCATCGTCGTCTTGCCCGAACCCGTGCCGCCTGAAATGACGACGTTGAAGCGACAGGCTCCGGCGATCTTGAGCGCGGTCGCCATCTTCGCACTCATCGATCCGAACCCTGCCATCATGTCGAGCGTGATCGGCTTGGCGGAAAATTTGCGGATCGAGATCGCCGTGCCTTTCAGGCTCAGCGGCGGGACGATCACGTTGACGCGGCTGCCGTCCTTGAGGCGGGCGTCGGCGAGCGGCGTGGTCTGGTCGACGCGGCGGCCGACCGAGTTGCAGATGCGCTGCGCGATCTGGAACAGATGTTCCTCGTCGCGGAACTGGATGTTGGCGAGCTCGAGCTTGCCCTTGCGCTCGACATAGGTCTGTTCGGGGCCGTTGACCATGATGTCGCTGATCGCGGGATCGGCGAGAAGCTCCTCGAGCGGACCCAGCCCCAGCAGTTCGTCGACAAGTACCTTTTCGAGCGCAAACTGCTCGCGGCGGTTGAGCGTCAGCTTCAGCTCGGCGAGCACCTCGCCGATGATCGGACGGAATTCCTCGGCCAGTTCGTCCTTGCTGAGCGTCGCCGCTGCTTCGGGATCGACGCGTTCGAGCAGGCGCGGCAGCACCTGTTCCTTGATGCGGTGGATCGAGCTTTCGAACCCTTCCATGCGACTGGCGGCGGCGTCGCCCGATGCCGCCTGACGATCGGCAAGACGCTGCATCGCATCCGGATTGACGCTGGCGTCCAACTCGCCGCCATCGCCCATGCCGGGGAGCGGGACGCTTCCGATCGGCGGGAATTGCTCGCCGCCCGGTTCGGCGTCGGGCGCGCGTCCGCCGCCCTGCATCGGCCGGGCGACCCCGAACGACGGTCGTCCGCCGCCGCCTCCTGCGCCATTGCGTCGACCAAAAGCACTCATGCACGCATCCCCAAGCTCGTCTTGGGGAGGACGCTAGCGCCGAGAGTTTGACAATATGCTAACCAAGCGCCGCCTCAGTCGGGCAGGCTGTGGCGCGCGAAGAACGCCCACATCGCCTCATTGTCGGCGACCAGCCAATTATGTTCGCCTGCGACATCGACGTGCGCGGTGACGTCGGCGCCGTCCCGGCAGCCGGTATAACCCTCGGCATAGGTGCCGGCCTCGATCCAGCGGACGAACGGCGCATCGCGGCAGCCATTGATTGCGGCCCAGCGCTGTTCGGCGGCATGCATCGAATAGCCCCAGCGCGCGCCTTCCCCGCCGGCGATCGGATTGG
Proteins encoded:
- a CDS encoding aspartyl protease family protein, encoding MRFLWLALSMLLPAAAQAPMDPRGVSLARDAEARWIAFDLTPGNQIRFAMQVDGKPATAILDTGVSFSVASRQFARSAALPHADAPGRAAAIGGAVPIRWATVNSLTLGGLERTGGRLAVVDLAPIATGSAAGVDILVGSDILSCCALDIDYDTRRFRLLPSGRMPFTGTSVPLRIGATTQVYISEVVIAGRRIAPLIVDTGDGSAITLSHAAWQRSGARPSRMTSAIAFGIGGAIETDVTILPRLGLGTRIEPNVELRIEGPGGFSERTRTAGRIGSGLLQRYRVLLDPRAGHMILAAGRQAGAMPVRSTSGLLIGHDRGRLRVLHVMRGGPAALAGWKTGELICTVDGATVPPDAEGAVDTRWSAGSPGRTVALGMCDGGERELTLREFY
- a CDS encoding class I SAM-dependent methyltransferase, coding for MRQSFLAIAAVALASCAGVAATAPQSSEIAAAVAAPTRTPANVARDRYRHPAETLAFFGVDPTDTVVEISPGGGWYTEILAPLLKDRGRYYAAAAFPNGVKAVQALQAKDAATYGKIEVAAFPAAAGAPSVPAGTADVVLTFRNVHNWRFGGADQAQGVFNGMFAMLKPGGTLGVVEHRLPEDRDSALEEKSGYMKTSSVVAFAKAAGFELVDQSEVNANPKDTADWREGVWTLPPTLRLKDADRAKYQAIGESDRMTLKFRKPG
- a CDS encoding CpaF family protein, producing MSAFGRRNGAGGGGGRPSFGVARPMQGGGRAPDAEPGGEQFPPIGSVPLPGMGDGGELDASVNPDAMQRLADRQAASGDAAASRMEGFESSIHRIKEQVLPRLLERVDPEAAATLSKDELAEEFRPIIGEVLAELKLTLNRREQFALEKVLVDELLGLGPLEELLADPAISDIMVNGPEQTYVERKGKLELANIQFRDEEHLFQIAQRICNSVGRRVDQTTPLADARLKDGSRVNVIVPPLSLKGTAISIRKFSAKPITLDMMAGFGSMSAKMATALKIAGACRFNVVISGGTGSGKTTMLNALSKMIDPGERVLTIEDAAELRLQQPHWLPLETRPPNLEGQGEITIRDLVKNALRMRPDRIILGEIRGSECFDLLAAMNTGHDGSMATLHSNSPRECLARMENMVMMSDIKVPKEAISRQIADSVDLIVQVKRLRDGSRRVTNITEVIGMEGPVIVTQELFKFEYLDESADGKIVGEYRSMGLRPYTLEKAKQFGFDQAMLEACL